Proteins encoded together in one Mycobacterium simiae window:
- a CDS encoding IclR family transcriptional regulator: MRPREPISSSSRDEGIQVLRRAAAALDEIASEPGELRLVDLGERLGLAKSTARRLLVGLVEVGLASVDAQGHFSLGERLLGFGSAGGAHVAAIFRPTIEEVARATDGETVDLSVLRGHRMWFVDQVESSHRLRAVSAVGVRFPLEVTANGKAALAVLDDTDVEAMLARFGAGVAHPLRREITEIRRTGVAFDRGEHTPGISAAAIARRAMGGNVVAVSVPAPTERFLNKEQRIVAALRAAAESPAWSR; this comes from the coding sequence ATGCGGCCCAGGGAACCCATTTCGTCTTCCAGCCGTGACGAAGGCATCCAGGTGCTGCGTCGCGCCGCCGCGGCATTGGATGAGATCGCCTCCGAGCCGGGCGAACTCCGGTTGGTGGACCTCGGTGAACGCCTCGGATTGGCCAAGTCGACGGCGCGCCGCCTCCTCGTCGGCCTCGTCGAAGTGGGGCTGGCCAGCGTCGACGCGCAGGGTCACTTCTCGCTGGGCGAGCGCCTGCTCGGGTTCGGCAGTGCCGGCGGAGCGCATGTCGCGGCAATCTTCCGGCCGACCATCGAGGAGGTGGCCAGGGCGACCGATGGCGAAACCGTCGATCTTTCGGTGTTGCGTGGCCACCGGATGTGGTTTGTCGACCAGGTCGAATCGTCCCATCGGCTGCGGGCGGTCTCGGCTGTTGGCGTGCGATTCCCGCTCGAGGTGACAGCCAACGGCAAGGCGGCGCTGGCGGTTCTCGACGACACCGATGTCGAGGCGATGCTCGCACGGTTTGGCGCCGGCGTCGCGCACCCCCTGCGGCGCGAGATCACCGAGATCCGGCGTACCGGAGTAGCTTTCGATCGCGGCGAGCACACGCCGGGTATTTCGGCAGCCGCGATTGCACGACGGGCCATGGGAGGCAACGTCGTTGCTGTCTCTGTTCCGGCGCCTACCGAACGCTTCCTGAACAAGGAGCAGCGCATCGTGGCCGCATTGCGTGCCGCGGCGGAGTCACCGGCATGGAGTCGATGA
- a CDS encoding ANTAR domain-containing protein: MANWVPAQTSGGPNSSRILDTARGIIIGLRRCRSDTALDELHNAAVRHRVPVFAIAWALVHLAGDGEKTSSFSEAQSAARREWGQLFTGTTALSC, translated from the coding sequence ATGGCGAACTGGGTGCCCGCACAGACTTCTGGCGGGCCGAACTCCAGCCGCATTCTCGACACCGCACGCGGCATCATCATCGGGCTGCGCCGGTGCCGTTCGGACACCGCGCTCGACGAACTGCACAACGCGGCCGTGCGGCACCGGGTTCCGGTGTTCGCGATCGCATGGGCGCTCGTGCATCTCGCCGGTGACGGGGAGAAGACGTCCAGTTTCAGCGAGGCGCAATCAGCCGCGCGGCGCGAGTGGGGCCAACTGTTCACCGGCACAACAGCGCTGAGCTGTTGA